The Astatotilapia calliptera chromosome 2, fAstCal1.2, whole genome shotgun sequence genome includes a window with the following:
- the ankrd13d gene encoding ankyrin repeat domain-containing protein 13D codes for MAQEAFPLHYLVWNNQYLELDRELQKKEQDLERLDPRGRTPLELAVCLGHLESTRVLLRHSADPTHCNAQGWTILQEAVSTGDPELVQLVLQYRDFKRATERLAGIPELLSKLRQARDFYVEMKWEFTSWVPLVSKVCPSDVYRVWKSGSCLRVDTTLLGFEHMTWLKGRRSYIFKGGDDGAVVMEVDHEKQVVYTEPLVLSPRDAPSLLAAMQPSQENTAQRLTSPIVSTHLNTRNIAFERNKSGIWGWRSEKSEVVSGYEAKVYSATNVELVTRSRTEHLSDQDKSRSKGSKTPLQSFLGIAEQHTAHNGSNVSQCASPHNPTAITAEEYFNPEFNLNGRDIGRPIELTSKVQRFKATLWLSESHPLSLAEQVTPIIDLMAISNAHFAKLRDFITLRLPPGFPVKIEIPLFHVLNARVTFSNLCGCDEPVSSVTVHKPESPGEAGQATPPFHCEVDPSVFEPPPDYTTLGPGRSEPMRDEDDNLLQFAIQQSLLDAGTESDQVTIWEALTNSRPVPQSPLYEEDSQLERAIQESLSISLASREGEEMADPSQPSSVSPLDPTANSPLSYSTVTDPRLSAHYGVATSFDEQLRIAMELSCREQEEIDRKRKEEEEELERILQLSLTEK; via the exons ATGGCTCAAGAAGCGTTTCCTTTGCATTATCTGGTTTGGAACAATCAGTACCTGGAGCTGGATCGAGAGCTACAGAAGAAAGAG CAGGATCTGGAGCGCTTGGATCCGAGAGGGCGCACCCCGCTGGAGCTTGCTGTGTGTCTGGGCCACCTGGAGTCAACCCGGGTGCTGCTCAGGCACTCTGCAGACCCTACACATTGCAACGCACAGGGCTGGACCA TCTTGCAGGAGGCAGTGAGCACGGGGGACCCTGAGCTTGTACAGCTGGTGCTTCAGTACAGAGACTTCAAGCGTGCCACTGAGAGACTGGCGGGCATTCCCGAGCTGCTCAGCAAACTAAGACAG GCACGAGACTTTTATGTGGAGATGAAATGGGAGTTTACCAGTTGGG TGCCCTTGGTGTCAAAAGTGTGCCCCAGTGATGTCTACCGGGTGTGGAAGAGTGGCTCTTGCCTCCGTGTGGACACCACACTCCTGGGTTTTGAACACATGACTTGGCTGAAAGGACGACGCAGCTATATCTTCAAGGGTGGAG ACGATGGGGCAGTGGTCATGGAGGTGGACCATGAGAAGCAGGTCGTGTACACAGAGCCGCTTGTGTTGTCCCCTCGTGATGCGCCTTCGCTCCTGGCAGCAATGCAGCCATCTCAAGAGAACACAGCCCAGAGACTCACATCGCCTATTGTCTCCACGCACCTCAACACTCGCAATATTGCATTTGAGCG GAACAAGTCTGGAATCTGGGGCTGGCGCTCTGAGAAGAGCGAGGTCGTCAGTGGGTATGAAGCTAAG GTTTACAGCGCTACCAATGTGGAGCTGGTGACTCGTTCAAGGACAGAACATCTGTCAGACCAGGACAAGTCGAGAAGCAAAG GCTCAAAGACTCCTCTGCAGTCTTTCCTGGGGATTGCTGAACAGCACACAGCTCACAATGGG AGCAACGTGTCCCAGTGCGCCAGTCCTCACAACCCCACAGCCATCACAGCTGAGGAATACTTCAACCCGGAGTTCAACTTGAACGGCCGCGACATTGGACGCCCCATTGAGCTTACCAGCAAAGTTCAGAG GTTTAAAGCAACGCTGTGGTTGAGCGAGTCTCACCCTCTGTCCCTGGCCGAGCAAGTGACACCCATCATAGACCTCATGGCCATTTCGAACGCCCACTTTGCCAAGCTGCGTGACTTCATCACCCTCCGCCTGCCACCAGGCTTCCCTGTCAAGATAG AGATTCCTCTGTTTCATGTGTTGAATGCCAGAGTGACGTTCAGCAACCTGTGCGGCTGTGACGAGCCGGTCAGTTCTGTGACGGTTCACAAACCAGAGAGCCCCGGAGAAGCTG GTCAGGCCACTCCTCCCTTCCACTGTGAGGTGGACCCCTCAGTGTTTGAGCCCCCTCCCGACTACACCACTCTCGGTCCGGGCCGCAGCGAGCCAATGAGGGACGAGGATGACAACCTGCTGCAGTTTGCCATTCAGCAGAGCCTGCTGGACGCCGGCACAGAGAGCGACCAG GTGACCATCTGGGAGGCCCTCACCAACAGCCGTCCAGTGCCACAGTCTCCCCTGTACGAGGAAGACTCTCAGCTGGAGAG ggcGATCCAGGAGTCTCTGTCCATCTCACTGgccagcagagagggagaggagatggCCGACCCCAGCCAGCCCTCTTCTGTCTCTCCGTTGGACCCCACCGCCAACTCCCCGCTCTCCTACAGCACAGTGACCGATCCGCGCTTATCCGCACACTACGGTGTGGCGACCAGCTTCGACGAGCAGCTGCGGATTGCCATGGAGCTGTCCTGCAGGGAGCAGGAGGAGATAGACAG GAAGcgtaaggaggaggaggaggagctggagagGATCCTGCAGCTGTCACTCACCGAAAAGTAA